A section of the Apodemus sylvaticus chromosome 10, mApoSyl1.1, whole genome shotgun sequence genome encodes:
- the Bltp2 gene encoding bridge-like lipid transfer protein family member 2 isoform X2 translates to MPLFLSALLVLLLVALSALFLGRWLVVRLATRWCQRKLQAELKIGSFRFFWIQNVSLKFQQHQQTVEIDNLWISSKLLSHDLPHYVALCFGEVRIRTDLQKVSGLSAPFSQNTEVEQKELSLSPALLKVFCQLFSIHVDAINIMVLKVATSESLWHIQISRSRFLLDSDGKSLICKVNLSKINSKVLKSGQLEDTCLVELSLALDLCLQVGISSWHLKAVTVDVWTLHAELHEGLFHSQLLCHAPGRVSKSVSCSDLTENFAEPTLPGLYILQRLPDQVEVKMENTSVVLSMNSQKRHLTWTLKLLHFLYHRDEDQLPLRSFTANYDMAQMSTELLLEDGLLLSQSRQRIVCLNSLKANVQVTTIDLSASLVLNTCIIHYRHQEFSHWLLMLALETQGASSPDLKQRKKRTFPQILAPIIFSTSVSNVSISIQLGDTPPFALGFNSISLDYQHLRPQSIHQRAVLTVDHLCWRVGSDSHIQRAPHPPNMHVWGEALVLDSFTLQGSYNQPLGLSSTQSNTLFLDCTIRGLQVEISDICAQCLSRILSLVIPQSEKSAVSRKSSLGESVTLLWKVDLKVEDMNLFTLSALVGASEIRLDTLTVLGSAETSTVGIQGLVLALVKSVTEKMQPCCKAPDIPTPVLGLSMLSLTYHSSIRSLEVQCGSGLTLLWSPPDHMYLYQHVLATLQCRDLLRATVFPELIESHSLKAPQATSESEDHLPESSLPRRLLTLTLEVSTAKLTAFVAEDKFITLAAESVSLNRHGGSLQAYCPELAAGFDGNSIFNFKEVEVQLLPELEEMILHRNPFPVLQTLRNRVWLLSLGSVSVEFPYQYDFSGTLDEAVGVQKWLKGLHRETRAWASPSPAPLPPDLLLKVQHFSWVFLDDIFEVKLHDNYELMKDESKESAKRLQLLDAKVAALRKQHGELLPARKIEELYASLERKNIEIYIQRSRRLYGNTPMRRALLTWSLAGLELVALADVSFHGPERVIEQVRELDPGSPFPAEGMDLVIQWCRMLKCNVKTFLVRIRDYPRYLFEIRDWRLMGRLAGTEQNGQPCSRRRQILHLGLPWGNVAVERNMPPLKFYHDFHSEIFQYTVVWGPCWDPAWTLIGQCVDLLTKPSADPSPPLPWWDKSRLLFHGDWHMDIEQANLHQLATEDPYNTTENMHWEWSHLAFHWKPGQFVFKGDLDVNVRTASKYDDCCFLHLPDLCMTLDLQWLCHGNPHDHHSVTLRSPEFLPEVPLGQLHDSYRAFRSENLNLSIKMDLTRHSGISQPRILLYSSTLRWMQNFWATWTSITRPICRGKLFNNLKPSKKKLGQHYRQLSCTALFPQLQVHYWASFAQQRGIQIECSQGHVFTRGTQRLIPQAGTVMRRLISEWSVTQMVSDLSQVTVHLMASPTEENADHCLDPLITKTHLLSLSSLTYQRHSNRTTEEELSTRDGDPAFHTHQLYLVDLRISWTTTNRDIAFGLYDGYKKAAVLKRNLSTEALKGLKIDPQMSAKKPKRGIPPSSQVPPHVSTPSFSGRPEKGSSGGAYMLQKLIEETDRFVVFTEEESGMSDQLCGIAACQTDDIYNRNCLIELVNCQMVLRGAETEGCVIVSAAKAQLLQCQHHPAWYGDTLKQKTSWTCLLDGMQYFATTESSPTEQDGRQLWLEVKNIEEHRERSLDSVQELMESGQAVGGMVTTTTDWNQPAEAQQAQQVQRIISRCNCRMYYISYSHDIDPELATQIKPPEVHENQEKEDLLKKQEGAVDTFTLIHHELEISTNPAQYAMILDIVNNLLLHVEPKRKEHSEKKQRVRFQLEISSNPEEQRSSILHLQEAVRQHVAQIRHLEKQMYSIMKSLQDDSKNENLLDLNQKLQLQLNQEKANLQLESEELNILIRCFKDFQLQRANKMELRKQQEDVSVVRRTEFYFAQARWRLTEEDGQLGIAELELQRFLYSKVNKSDDTAEHLLELGWFTMNNLLPNAIYKVVLRPQSSCQSGRQLALRLFSKVRPPVGGISVKEHFEVNVVPLTIQLSHRFFHRMMGFFFPGRNVEDDEVGDEEDKSKLVTTGIPVVKPRQLIATDDAVPLGSGKGVAQGLTRSSGVRRSFRKLPEHPVDDIDKMKERAAMNNSFIYIKIPQVPLCVSYKGEKNSVDWGDLNLVLPCLEYHNNTWTWLDFAMAVKRDSRKALVAQVIKEKLRLKPATGSEVRGKLETKCDLNMQQQEEEKARLLIGLSVGDKNPGKKSIFGRRK, encoded by the exons ATGCCTCTGTTTCTCTCCGCGCTGTTGGTCTTGCTGCTGGTTGCGCTCAGCGCACTCTTCCTAGGCCG GTGGCTTGTGGTCCGGTTGGCCACCAGGTGGTGTCAGCGCAAGTTGCAGGCAGAGCTAAAGATTGGCTCCTTCAGATTTTTTTGGATCCAAAATGTCAGTCTTAAGTTTCAGCAGCACCAGCAGACGGTG GAAATTGACAACTTGTGGATTTCCAGCAAACTCCTTAGCCATGATCTGCC ACACTATGTGGCATTGTGCTTTGGAGAAGTGCGTATCCGGACAGACCTACAGAAGGTTTCTGGCCTGTCTGCCCCATTCTCTCAGAACACAGAGGTGGAGCAAAAGGAACTGTCCCTCAGCCCAGCCTTGCTGAAGGTCTTCTGCCAA CTATTCTCCATTCATGTAGATGCCATAAACATCATGGTTCTTAAGGTGGCTACTTCTGAGTCCTTGTGGCACATCCAGATCAGTAGAAGCAGATTTCTTTTGGACAGTGATGGGAAGAG tctcatCTGTAAAGTGAACCTATCAAAGATCAATAGCAAAGTCCTGAAGAGTGGTCAGCTG GAGGATACATGCCTGGTGGAGCTCTCATTGGCCCTGGACCTGTGCCTGCAGGTAGGCATCAGCAGCTGGCATCTGAAGGCCGTCACTGTGGATGTGTGGACACTCCATGCTGAGCTACATGAAGGCCTCTTCCACAGCCAACTACTGTGTCATGCCCCAGGCCGGGTTTCCAAATCTGTTTCTTGTTCAG ATTTGACTGAGAACTTTGCTGAACCAACTCTTCCTGGCCTGTACATCCTCCAGCGGCTGCCAGACCAAGTCGAGGTGAAGATGGAGAACACAAGTGTGGTGCTGTCTATGAACAGTCAGAAACG GCACTTGACTTGGACACTGAAGCTGCTGCATTTCCTCTACCACCGTGATGAGGATCAACTGCCCCTTCGAAGCTTCACAGCGAACTATGATATGGCACAGATGAGCACTGAACTCCTGTTAGAAG ATGGGTTGTTGCTGTCCCAGAGTCGCCAACGGATTGTCTGCCTCAACTCCCTCAAGGCTAATGTGCAG GTAACCACCATCgacctctcagcttctctagttCTGAACACCTGTATCATTCATTACCGACACCAGGAATTCTCTCACTGGCTGCTTATGCTAGCGCTGGAGACCCAAGGAGCTAGCTCACCTGAtcttaaacaaaggaagaaaag AACCTTCCCTCAGATCCTGGCTCCCATTATCTTCAGCACCTCAGTCTCCAATGTCAGCATTTCCATTCAGCTTGGAGATACACCACCTTTTGCTTTGGGGTTCAATTCCATCTCCCTGG ACTACCAGCACCTCCGGCCACAGAGTATCCATCAGCGGGCAGTCCTAACTGTAGATCATCTCTGCTGGCGTGTGGGCAGTGACTCCCACATTCAGCGGGCACCACATCCACCTAATATGCATGTTTGGGGTGAAGCACTTGTTCTGGACTCCTTCACACTACAG GGAAGTTATAACCAGCCCCTGGGCTTGTCCAGCACTCAATCCAATACTCTCTTTCTTGACTGTACTATTCGAGGACTTCAGGTAGAAATATCAGACATCTGTGCCCAGTGTCTGTCTCGAATCCTCTCCTTGGTGATTCCACAATCTGAAAAGTCAGCTGTCTCTAGGAAATCTTCACTTGGGGAATCTGTGACCTTACTGTGGAAGGTAGACTTGAAGGTGGAAGACATGAACCTGTTCACTCTTTCTGCACTGGTTG GTGCTTCAGAGATACGACTGGACACACTGACTGTCTTGGGGAGTGCTGAGACCTCCACTGTGGGAATTCAAGGACTTGTGCTTGCATTAGTAAAATCAGTCACAGAGAAGATGCAGCCCTGTTGCAAGGCTCCTGACATCCCCACGCCAGTGCTGGGCCTCTCCATGCTTTCCCTCACCTACCATAGCAGCATCCGCTCTCTAGAG GTCCAGTGTGGTTCGGGGCTGACTTTACTCTGGAGCCCCCCAGATCACATGTACCTGTACCAGCACGTCCTGGCCACTCTACAGTGCCGAGACCTTTTACGAGCTACTGTGTTTCCTGAGCTTATTGAGTCCCATTCACTAAAGGCTCCACAGGCCACTTCTGAGTCTGAAGACCATCTCCCTGAGTCATCCCTACCTAGGCGGCTACTAACCCTGACCCTGGAGGTGAGCACTGCCAAGCTAACAGCTTTCGTGGCTGAGGACAAGTTCATTACCCTGGCTGCAGAGAGTGTGTCACTGAACCGGCATGGAGGTTCGCTGCAGGCTTACTGCCCAGAGTTGGCTGCTGGCTTTGATGGCAATAGCATCTTCAACTTCAAGGAGGTAGAGGTGCAGCTTCTGCCTGAACTGGAAGAGATGATCCTCCACAGGAACCCCTTCCCTGTACTGCAGACCCTCCGCAATCGGGTTTGGCTTCTTTCCCTTGGATCAGTCTCAGTGGAGTTTCCTTATCAATATGATTTCTCTGGAACTTTGGATGAGGCCGTGGGAGTTCAGAAATGGCTAAAGGGGCTGCATCGAGAAACTCGTGCTTGGGCTTCCCCAAGCCCTGCCCCTCTCCCACCTGATTTACTCCTAAAGGTTCAACACTTTTCTTGGGTTTTCCTGGATGACATCTTTGAGGTGAAACTTCATGATAACTACGAACTGATGAAGGATGAAAGTAAGGAGAGTGCCAAAAGGCTGCAGTTGCTAGATGCCAAAGTGGCCGCCCTGCGGAAGCAGCATGGGGAGCTGTTGCCAGCTCGAAAGATTGAGGAGCTCTATGCCTCTTTGGAACGCAAAAACATTGAAATCTACATCCAGCGCTCTCGGCGTCTCTATGGCAACACACCCATGCGCCGCGCACTGCTCACTTGGAGCCTGGCAGGGCTGGAGCTGGTGGCTTTGGCGGATGTGTCCTTCCATGGGCCAGAGCGTGTGATAGAGCAGGTTCGGGAACTTGATCCTGGCAGCCCTTTTCCTGCTGAAGGAATGGACCTTGTCATTCAGTGGTGTCGAATGCTCAAGTGCAACGTCAAAACCTTTCTGG TTCGGATCCGAGACTATCCACGGTACCTGTTTGAGATCCGGGACTGGCGGCTAATGGGTCGACTTGCAGGCACTGAGCAGAATGGCCAGCCGTGCTCCCGTCGACGTCAAATCCTGCATTTGGGGCTTCCCTGGGGTAACGTGGCAGTAGAAAGGAACATGCCCCCACTCAAGTTTTATCATGACTTCCACT CGGAAATCTTCCAGTACACAGTGGTGTGGGGCCCATGCTGGGATCCAGCCTGGACACTGATTGGTCAATGTGTGGACCTCTTGACCAAGCCTTCAGCTGACCCCAGCCCACCTTTGCCCTGGTGGGATAAGAGCCGTCTTCTGTTCCATGGGGACTGGCATATGGATATTGAACAAGCAAACCTGCATCAGCTGGCCACTGAG GATCCATACAATACAACTGAAAACATGCACTGGGAGTGGAGCCACCTCGCTTTTCATTGGAAACCTGGTCAGTTTGTGTTCAAAGGGGATCTGGATGTCAACGTAAGAACAGCTTCTAA GTATGACGACTGCTGCTTCCTTCACCTGCCTGACCTCTGCATGACACTGGACCTACAGTGGCTCTGCCATGGGAACCCTCATGATCATCACAGTGTCACTCTGAGGTCCCCAGAGTTCCTGCCTGAGGTACCCTTGGGCCAGCTCCATGACTCCTACCGGGCCTTCCGCTCTGAGAACCTCAATCTCTCCATCAAGATGGATTTGACTCGCCATAGTGGGA TATCCCAGCCCCGAATTCTGCTGTATAGTAGTACCCTGCGCTGGATGCAAAATTTCTGGGCCACTTGGACTAGCATTACAAGGCCCATATGTAGAGGAAAGCTCTTCAATAACCTGAAGCCCAGCAAGAAGAAGCTCGGCCAGCACTACAGACAGCTTTCCTGTACCGCACTGTTTCCCCAGCTACAG GTACATTATTGGGCTTCCTTTGCCCAGCAACGGGGCATCCAGATTGAGTGCAGTCAGGGCCATGTCTTCACTCGGGGAACTCAGCGACTTATACCTCAAG CTGGCACAGTGATGCGGCGCCTTATTTCTGAGTGGAGTGTGACCCAGATGGTGAGTGACTTAAGTCAGGTGACTGTTCATCTGATGGCTTCACCCACTGAAGAGAACGCTGACCACTGCCTTGATCCCTTGATCACGAAGACCCACCTATTGAGCCTGTCTTCCCTTACTTACCAACGGCATAGCAATCGCACCACTGAAGAG GAGCTTTCTACTCGAGATGGTGATCCTGCCTTTCATACACACCAGCTGTATTTGGTAGATTTACGGATTTCCTGGACAACCACCAACAGAGACATTGCCTTTGGCTTATATGATGGCTACAAAAAAGCAGCTGTACTGAAACGTAATCTCTCTACTGAGGCCCTGAAAGGTTTGAAGATTGATCCTCAGATGTCAGCCAAAAAGCCGAAGCGGGGTATCCCGCCTAGCTCCCAAGTTCCACCTCATGTCAGCACGCCCAGCTTCAGTGGACGGCCTGAGAAGGGATCATCAGGAG GTGCTTACATGTTGCAGAAGCTGATTGAAGAGACAGATAGATTTGTAGTATTCACAGAAGAGGAGTCTGGTATGAGTGACCAATTGTGTGGCATTGCTGCCTGCCAGACAGATGACATATACAACCGAAACTGCCTTATTGAGCTGGTTAACTGCCag ATGGTTCTtcgtggagcagagacagaaggctgTGTCATTGTGTCAGCTGCCAAAGCCCAGTTGCTGCAGTGCCAACACCATCCAGCTTGGTATggtgacacactgaaacaaaagaCTTCCTGGACTTGCCTGTTAGATGGCATGCAGTATTTTGCCACCACTGAAAGCAGCCCTACTGAACAGGATGGCCGGCAGCTCTGGTTAGAG GTGAAGAATATCGAGGAGCACCGGGAACGCAGTCTGGACTCTGTTCAGGAGCTGATGGAAAGTGGGCAGGCAGTGGGAGGCATGGTCACTACAACCACAG ATTGGAACCAGCCAGCTGAAGCCCAGCAAGCCCAGCAAGTCCAGCGGATCATTTCACGTTGTAATTGCCGGATGTACTATATTAGCTACAGCCACGACATTGATCCTGAGCTAGCAACTCAGATTAAGCCACCTGAGGTTCATGAGAACCAGGAAAAGGAGGATCTCTTAAAGAAGCAGGAAG GAGCTGTGGATACTTTCACTCTCATCCACCACGAATTGGAAATTTCTACCAACCCAGCTCAGTACGCTATGATTCTGGACATTGTGAACAACCTGCTTCTCCATGTAGAACCCAAGCGGAAG GAGCATAGTGAAAAGAAACAGCGTGTCAGGTTCCAGCTCGAGATCTCTAGCAATCCCGAGGAGCAGCGCAGCAGCATATTACACCTGCAGGAGGCTGTGCGGCAGCATGTGGCCCAGATAAGGCACCTAGAGAAGCAGATGTACTCTATCATGAAG TCTTTACAGGATGACAGCAAGAATGAGAACTTGCTGGACCTAAACCAAAAGCTTCAGTTACAGCTAAACCAAGAAAAGGCCAACCTGCAGCTGGAAAGTGAAGAACTGAACATCCTCATCAG ATGTTTTAAGGATTTCCAACTGCAGCGAGCCAATAAAATGGAGCTCCGCAAACAGCAGGAAGATGTGAGTGTGGTCCGACGCACTGAGTTTTACTTTGCTCAGGCGCGTTGGCGCCTGACAGAAGAGGACGGACAGCTGGGAATTGCTGAGCTGGAGCTACAGAGGTTCCTTTACAGCAAG GTGAATAAGTCTGATGACACAGCAGAACATCTCCTGGAGTTGGGTTGGTTCACTATGAACAACCTTCTCCCTAATGCTATTTATAAG GTGGTTCTACGGCCCCAGAGTTCCTGCCAGTCTGGGAGACAGCTAGCCCTCCGCCTCTTCAGCAAAGTCCGGCCACCTGTTGGTGGTATCTCTGTTAAGGAACACTTTGAG GTAAATGTAGTGCCTCTCACCATCCAGCTGTCCCACCGGTTCTTCCATAGAATGATGGGGTTTTTCTTTCCTGGTCGAAATGTGGAAGATGATGAAGTTGGTGATGAAGAGGATAAGTCCAAACTGGTGACTACTG GAATACCAGTAGTGAAGCCTCGGCAGCTGATAGCAACTGATGATGCAGTACCACTAGGCTCTGGGAAGGGTGTAGCACAGGGCTTGACCAGGAGTTCTGGAGTCAGAAGATCATTTCGCAAATTACCTGAG CACCCAGTTGATGATATTGACAAGATGAAAGAGCGAGCTGCCATGAACAACtccttcatatatataaaaatccCACAAGTTCCACTGTGTGTCAGTTATAAG GGTGAGAAGAACAGTGTGGACTGGGGTGACCTTAACTTGGTGCTACCCTGTCTGGAGTACCACAACAACACGTGGACATGGCTGGACTTTGCCATGGCTGTTAAAAGGGACAGCCGAAAAGCTCTGGTTGCCCAG GTAATCAAAGAAAAGCTAAGGTTGAAACCTGCAACGGGGTCTGAGGTACGGGGAAAGCTAGAAACAAAATGTGACCTGAACATGCAAcaacaggaagaggagaaagcTCGGCTCCTCATTGGTTTAAGTGTGGGTGACAAGAACCCCGGCAAGAAGTCCATCTTCGGCAGGCGCAAGTGA